One genomic window of Nisaea sp. includes the following:
- a CDS encoding ammonium transporter produces MRKFFGFSVLTAVTASVTIALTKTASAAVDPETAFIFNTLSFLMHGFLVMWMAAGFCMLEAGLVRTKNTTMQCAKNITLYSVAGLLYWLVGYNLMYMDVSGFMGSFAIWSGADDVITADGFTGDGSGYAASSDWFFQMVFVAATASIVSGTVAERVKVFPFLIFTVLLTGIIYPIQGSWTWGGGWLSEMGFSDFAGSTIVHSVGGWAALAGAIIIGARTGKFGSDGSVHPMPGSNLPLATLGTFILWLGWFGFNGGSQLAMGSAADVRDIATIYVNTNMAAAAGVVAAVILNQIIYKKLDLTMALNGALGGLVSITAEPLAPSIGTAVLVGGIGGILIVVAVPLLDKLKIDDVVGAIPVHLICGIWGTIAVVLSNGDASFTTQIIGIVAIGAFVLITSAVVWSVLKLTIGLRASEEEEFLGLDRAECGLEAYPEFGGGSGRV; encoded by the coding sequence ATGAGAAAATTTTTCGGCTTTTCCGTTCTGACGGCCGTCACCGCGTCGGTAACGATCGCGCTGACGAAGACCGCTTCAGCGGCCGTCGACCCAGAGACGGCCTTCATCTTCAACACGCTGTCTTTCCTGATGCACGGGTTCCTCGTGATGTGGATGGCAGCCGGTTTCTGCATGCTTGAAGCGGGCCTCGTCCGTACCAAGAACACGACGATGCAGTGTGCCAAGAACATCACCCTCTACTCTGTCGCCGGCCTGCTCTACTGGCTCGTCGGTTACAACCTGATGTACATGGATGTCTCCGGCTTCATGGGATCCTTCGCGATCTGGTCCGGTGCTGACGATGTCATCACCGCCGACGGCTTTACCGGCGACGGCTCTGGCTATGCAGCGTCCTCCGACTGGTTCTTCCAGATGGTGTTCGTGGCCGCGACCGCTTCCATCGTGTCCGGCACGGTTGCCGAGCGCGTGAAAGTGTTCCCGTTCCTGATCTTCACGGTTCTGCTGACCGGGATCATCTACCCGATCCAGGGTTCCTGGACCTGGGGCGGCGGCTGGCTCAGTGAAATGGGCTTCTCCGACTTTGCCGGCTCCACGATCGTGCACTCGGTTGGTGGCTGGGCGGCTCTTGCCGGCGCCATCATCATCGGCGCGCGTACCGGTAAATTCGGCAGCGACGGTTCCGTCCACCCGATGCCGGGTTCGAACCTGCCGCTGGCAACGCTGGGCACGTTCATCCTGTGGCTCGGCTGGTTCGGCTTCAATGGCGGCTCCCAGCTCGCCATGGGCTCTGCCGCTGACGTTCGCGACATCGCGACCATCTACGTCAACACCAACATGGCCGCTGCGGCCGGTGTTGTCGCCGCGGTGATCCTGAACCAGATCATCTACAAGAAGCTCGACCTGACCATGGCGCTTAACGGTGCCCTCGGCGGTCTGGTCTCCATCACTGCCGAGCCGCTTGCCCCGAGCATCGGTACTGCGGTGCTGGTTGGTGGCATTGGCGGTATCCTCATCGTCGTCGCCGTTCCGCTTCTCGACAAGCTGAAGATCGACGACGTGGTCGGTGCGATCCCGGTTCACCTGATCTGCGGCATCTGGGGCACCATCGCGGTGGTCCTGTCGAACGGTGATGCCAGCTTCACTACCCAGATCATTGGCATTGTCGCCATTGGCGCCTTTGTCCTGATCACCAGCGCTGTTGTCTGGAGTGTCCTGAAGCTGACCATCGGCCTGCGGGCCAGCGAGGAAGAAGAATTCCTCGGTCTGGACCGTGCCGAGTGCGGTCTTGAGGCCTATCCGGAATTCGGCGGCGGCTCCGGCCGGGTCTAA
- a CDS encoding P-II family nitrogen regulator, translating into MKLIMAIVKPFKLDEVRESLTALGIQGLTVSEVKGFGRQKGQTEIYRGAEYAVNFLPKVKVEVAVPDDLAEQVVEAIQKAANTGRIGDGKVFVLDVSQAVRIRTGETGNDAL; encoded by the coding sequence ATGAAACTGATCATGGCAATCGTAAAGCCCTTCAAGCTTGACGAAGTCCGCGAATCACTGACCGCTCTGGGGATCCAGGGGCTGACGGTTAGCGAGGTCAAGGGCTTCGGACGGCAGAAGGGACAAACCGAAATTTATCGAGGCGCGGAGTACGCCGTAAATTTCCTTCCAAAGGTCAAAGTCGAAGTGGCGGTGCCGGACGACTTGGCGGAACAGGTGGTGGAAGCCATCCAGAAAGCAGCGAATACCGGTCGCATCGGTGACGGTAAGGTTTTCGTGCTGGATGTCTCCCAAGCCGTCCGGATCCGCACCGGCGAGACCGGCAACGACGCGCTTTAA
- a CDS encoding UbiH/UbiF/VisC/COQ6 family ubiquinone biosynthesis hydroxylase: MKDILCDALIIGGGLSGISTALALDATGLSVTVIDRVPVETHVAAGHDGRTTAISQSSKRMLVRLGVWGALPEAPCAIEDIRVREGGSPLFLQFDHEDAGPDPMGFILDNGALKAGLYRAAASRPGIRIVSPASVERLERNGETATAILADGGRITARLAVAADGRASPTRRAAGLRTTELSYGQTAITCTVTHEQPHEHVAFEHFRPAGPFAMLPLNDAADGTHQSCLVWSERTDAANALMKLNDDEFDQEMLTAFGETLGRLHVAGRRWAYPLGLIHAERYIDQRLVLVGDAAHGIHPIAGQGFNLGLRDIAALADTIEDARRIGLDFGSAPVLEKYQRWRRFDVMTMIAATDGLNRLFSNDSAGIRLLRDAGLGLVQRIGPLKRAFMRGAMGTVGTLPRLMQDPARH, encoded by the coding sequence GTGAAAGACATTCTCTGCGATGCGCTGATCATTGGCGGCGGCCTGTCCGGCATCTCCACAGCCCTGGCGCTGGATGCCACCGGACTGTCGGTCACCGTGATCGATCGGGTACCCGTGGAGACGCATGTCGCGGCCGGGCATGACGGCCGGACAACCGCAATTTCCCAAAGCAGCAAGCGGATGCTGGTTCGGCTCGGAGTCTGGGGCGCCCTGCCGGAAGCCCCCTGCGCAATCGAGGATATACGCGTCCGGGAAGGCGGATCGCCGCTCTTCCTGCAATTCGATCACGAAGATGCCGGCCCGGACCCGATGGGCTTCATCCTCGATAACGGCGCACTGAAGGCCGGCCTCTATCGCGCTGCCGCCTCCCGCCCCGGTATCCGGATCGTCTCTCCGGCATCCGTCGAGCGGCTGGAGCGGAATGGCGAGACCGCTACGGCCATTCTCGCGGACGGGGGACGCATCACCGCTCGGCTCGCCGTAGCGGCCGACGGGCGCGCGTCGCCCACCCGTCGTGCGGCCGGCCTGCGCACAACCGAACTGTCCTACGGCCAGACGGCGATTACCTGCACGGTGACACACGAGCAGCCGCACGAGCACGTGGCGTTCGAGCATTTCCGCCCCGCCGGGCCCTTCGCGATGCTGCCGCTGAATGACGCTGCGGATGGCACGCACCAGTCCTGTCTGGTCTGGAGTGAGCGCACCGACGCGGCGAATGCCCTCATGAAGCTCAATGACGACGAATTCGACCAGGAAATGCTGACAGCGTTCGGCGAAACCCTGGGGCGCCTGCATGTGGCGGGCCGGCGCTGGGCCTATCCGCTCGGCCTGATCCATGCCGAACGCTATATCGACCAGCGGCTGGTGCTGGTTGGAGATGCCGCACACGGCATCCATCCGATCGCCGGTCAGGGCTTCAATCTCGGGCTGCGCGATATTGCAGCGCTCGCCGACACGATCGAGGATGCGCGCCGGATCGGTCTGGATTTCGGCTCGGCGCCCGTGCTGGAGAAATATCAGCGCTGGCGGCGCTTCGATGTGATGACGATGATCGCGGCAACGGACGGGTTGAACCGCCTGTTCTCGAACGATTCAGCAGGTATCCGGCTGCTGCGCGATGCTGGGCTTGGGCTGGTTCAGCGCATCGGTCCGCTGAAACGGGCCTTTATGCGCGGTGCAATGGGGACGGTCGGCACTCTGCCGCGCCTGATGCAAGACCCCGCGCGGCACTAG